A region from the Felis catus isolate Fca126 chromosome F1, F.catus_Fca126_mat1.0, whole genome shotgun sequence genome encodes:
- the CENPL gene encoding centromere protein L: MDPYDTPESTPRHGASSRLKGYFIGATPLRKRLESVRKQASFVPTPPRRKIPQCSQLQEDNDPQKFAFLLHKQWTLYSLTPLYKFSYTNLKEYSRLLSAFIAAEKQKGLAVEVGEDFNIKVTFSTLLGMKGTQRDPEAFLVQILSKSQLPSENRGQKVLWTGWFCCVFGDSLLETVPEDFTCVPLFLANGAETNTAIVGTWFQETFDCHFSSLAINAFNLSWMAAMWTACKMDQYMATTEFLWSVPCSPQSLDISYAIHPEDAKALWDSVHKTPGEVTQEEVDLFMDCLYSHFHRHFKIHLSATRLVRVSTSVASAHTDGKIKILCHKYLIGILAYLTELAIFQID; this comes from the exons ATGGATCCTTATGATACACCAGAATCGACTCCGAGGCACGGTGCATCCTCAAGGCTTAAAGGTTATTTTATAGGTGCCACCCCTTTGCGGAAACGATTAGAATCAGTCAGGAAGCAGGCTTCATTTGTCCCGACTCCACCTCGAAGGAAAATTCCTCAGTGTTCACAATTACAG GAAGATAATGATCCTCAAAAGTTTGCATTTCTTCTGCATAAACAATGGACTTTATATAGTTTAACTCCCCTATATAAATTCTCCTATACCAATCTCAAAGAGTATTCTAGACTTCTGAGTGCATTTATTGCTGCTGAAAAGCAAAAAGGGCTTGCTGTTGAAGTGGGAGAAGACTTCAACATCAAAGTGACTTTCTCCACTCTCCTAGGAATGAAAGGAACACAAAGAGACCCTGAAGCATTTCTTGTCCAG attcTGTCAAAATCTCAATTACCATCAGAGAACAGAGGACAAAAAGTGTTGTGGACTGGTTGGTTCTGCTGTGTATTTGGAGACAGTCTTCTGGAGACTGTTCCAGAAGATTTCACCTGTGTACCTTTATTTCTTGCAAATGGAGCAGAGACGAATACAGCCATAGTTGGAACCTGGTTTCAGGAAACTTTTGATTGTCATTTCAGTTCCTTAGCAATCAATGCATTTAATCTTTCCTGGATGGCTGCTATGTGGACTGCATGCAAAATGGACCAATATATGGCTACTACTGAATTTCTTTGGTCTGTACCGTGTAGCCCTCAAAGTCTGGACATTTCTTATGCCATACATCCAGAGGATGCAAAAGCTTTGTGGGACAGTGTCCACAAAACACCCGGGGAAGTTACTCAGGAGGAAGTTGACTTATTCATGGACTGCCTTTATTCACACTTCCATAGgcatttcaaaattcatttatcAGCCACAAGATTGGTCCGTGTTTCAACATCTGTAGCTTCAGCACATACTGATGGAAAAATAAAG attctgtgtcataAATACCTCATTGGAATCTTGGCATATTTGACAGAACTGGCAATTTTTCAAATTGATTGA